From a single Nicotiana tabacum cultivar K326 chromosome 8, ASM71507v2, whole genome shotgun sequence genomic region:
- the LOC107804500 gene encoding potassium transporter 5 isoform X1 → MASSDSERHTEEAAENKSDKQLKDRKFSWAKLHRVDSLNLEAGKVSNSAARHGSKADWRTILSLAFQSVGVIYGDIGTSPLYVYASTFTDKIGHKDDILGVLSLIIYTIILVPMTKYVFIVLWANDNGDGGAFALYSLVCRYAKVSLIPNQEPEDRELSHYNLELPSNQFRRAQKIRHNLEKSKFAKVFLVFVAILGTSMVIGDGVLTPCISVLSAVSGIKPLGQEAVVGISIAILVALFCAQRLGTDKVGYTFAPAICIWFLFISGIGLYNLFKYDVSVLRAFNPKYIIDYFKRNGTKGWMSLGGVFLCITGSEAMFADLGHFSVRSIQISFSCLVFPALLSAYSGQAAYLSKFPEDVENTFYASIPDPLYWPTFVVAVAAAIIASQAMISGTFSIVAQAQGLGCFPRVKVIHTSAKYEGQVYIPELNYFLMIACVLVTLSFKTTEKLGHAYGIAVVVAEIITTNMVTLVMLVIWKISIWWITLFYVVFFSIESTYFSAQLTKFTQGGYLPLAFSAVLVIIMGTWHYAQKLRYQFELNNKVSSEYVRDLANNPDIKRVPGIGLLYSELVQGIPPIFPHFVSNIPSVHSVIVLVSIKSIPISKVAVQERFLFRHVEPREYNVFRCVVRLGYKDQLGDTEDFENQLVEQLNEFIRHEHYILAADQQVITEGETVPPVSGQLVAGKSSRVHMEEDLQRHVDSRVSSTGSIRSMNTPAAQSNRSSSRIQTVSPNLEEEEMQFVKKAKGQGVFYLLGEAEVVARQDASFLKKAFVNYGYNFLRKNFRQGDKAMAIPQTRLLRVGMTYEL, encoded by the exons ATGGCGAGCTCAGATAGTGAACGTCACACAGAAGAGGCTGCAGAAAACAAGAGCGATAAACAGCTCAAAGATCGCAAATTCTCATGGGCAAAGTTACATCGTGTTGATTCCCTCAATTTGGAAGCTGGAAAAGTTTCAAACTCTGCTGCACGACACGGCTCTAAG GCTGACTGGAGGACGATATTGAGTCTAGCATTTCAGTCAGTAGGAGTTATCTACGGAGACATAGGGACTTCACCTCTCTACGTTTATGCAAGTACTTTTACTGATAAAATTGGACACAAGGATGACATTCTCGGGGTATTGTCCCTCATCATATATACCATAATCCTCGTACCTATGACTAAGTATGTCTTCATCGTCTTATGGGCCAACGACAATGGCGATG GTGGAGCATTTGCGTTGTATTCTTTAGTATGTCGATATGCAAAAGTGAGTCTCATCCCAAACCAAGAGCCAGAGGACAGAGAGCTTTCACATTACAATCTAGAGCTACCATCTAATCAATTTAGACGAGCTCAGAAGATCAGACATAATTTAGAAAAGAGTAAATTTGCAAAAGTATTTCTCGTCTTCGTCGCCATCCTCGGAACTTCTATGGTCATTGGTGATGGAGTTCTCACTCCTTGCATCTCAG TTCTCTCTGCCGTAAGTGGAATAAAGCCCCTCGGCCAAG AGGCTGTTGTGGGTATTTCCATCGCAATACTGGTAGCCCTTTTCTGTGCGCAACGTTTGGGTACAGACAAGGTGGGATACACATTTGCTCCAGCCATATGCATTTGGTTTTTGTTTATAAGTGGCATTGGTCTCTACAATTTGTTCAAGTATGACGTGAGCGTCTTACGTGCCTTTAATCCCAAATACATTATTGACTACTTCAAAAGAAACGGTACAAAAGGATGGATGTCTCTTGGTGGAGTTTTCCTCTGCATTACAG GATCTGAAGCTATGTTTGCTGATTTGGGTCACTTCAGTGTGCGTTCTATTCAA ATAAGCTTCAGTTGCCTCGTATTTCCAGCGTTGCTCTCAGCTTACAGTGGACAAGCTGCTTACCTCTCAAAATTCCCTGAAGATGTTGAGAATACTTTCTATGCCTCCATTCCAG ATCCATTGTACTGGCCAACATTTGTAGTGGCTGTTGCTGCAGCCATTATTGCAAGTCAAGCAATGATATCTGGAACCTTTTCTATTGTGGCTCAGGCCCAAGGTCTAGGCTGTTTCCCAAGGGTGAAGGTAATTCACACATCTGCCAAATATGAGGGTCAAGTTTACATCCCAGAGTTAAACTACTTCCTCATGATTGCATGTGTTCTAGTTACTCTAAGCTTCAAAACCACAGAGAAATTGGGGCATGCTTATGGTATTGCTGTGGTTGTTGCTGAGATTATAACCACAAATATGGTGACACTAGTAATGCTTGTTATATGGAAAATCAGCATATGGTGGATTACCCTATTCTACGTGGTGTTCTTTTCCATAGAATCTACATATTTTTCCGCCCAGCTGACAAAATTTACGCAAGGTGGTTATCTACCCTTAGCCTTTTCAGCCGTGCTCGTGATCATTATGGGAACTTGGCACTATGCTCAAAAACTTCGATACCAATTCGAGCTCAATAACAAGGTGTCAAGTGAGTACGTCAGGGACTTGGCTAATAATCCTGACATCAAAAGAGTACCTGGAATAGGATTACTCTACTCTGAACTAGTGCAGGGGATTCCACCTATATTTCCTCATTTTGTCTCCAATATTCCGTCAGTCCATTCAGTCATAGTCCTGGTGTCGATAAAATCCATTCCCATCAGTAAAGTAGCAGTACAGGAACGTTTCTTGTTCCGACACGTTGAGCCTAGGGAATACAATGTGTTCCGCTGTGTAGTGAGATTGGGGTACAAAGATCAACTTGGGGATACAGAGGACTTTGAAAACCAATTGGTGGAACAATTGAATGAGTTCATTAGACATGAACATTATATTCTTGCAGCAGATCAACAAGTTATAACAGAGGGAGAGACTGTACCACCAGTATCTGGACAATTAGTAGCTGGAAAATCATCCAGGGTCCACATGGAGGAAGACTTGCAGCGACACGTGGATTCTAGAGTTTCGTCAACTGGTTCAATTCGATCAATGAACACTCCAGCAGCTCAGTCAAATCGTTCATCAAGTAGAATACAAACGGTGTCCCCAAATTTGGAAGAAGAAGAGATGCAATTTGTGAAAAAGGCAAAGGGACAAGGAGTGTTCTATCTCCTGGGAGAAGCAGAGGTGGTGGCTAGACAAGATGCTTCGTTTTTGAAGAAAGCATTTGTCAACTATGGCTATAATTTCTTGCGCAAGAACTTCAGGCAAGGGGACAAAGCTATGGCTATTCCTCAGACTAGGCTGCTAAGGGTCGGCATGACTTATGAACTATAA
- the LOC107804500 gene encoding potassium transporter 5 isoform X2, whose product MTKYVFIVLWANDNGDGGAFALYSLVCRYAKVSLIPNQEPEDRELSHYNLELPSNQFRRAQKIRHNLEKSKFAKVFLVFVAILGTSMVIGDGVLTPCISVLSAVSGIKPLGQEAVVGISIAILVALFCAQRLGTDKVGYTFAPAICIWFLFISGIGLYNLFKYDVSVLRAFNPKYIIDYFKRNGTKGWMSLGGVFLCITGSEAMFADLGHFSVRSIQISFSCLVFPALLSAYSGQAAYLSKFPEDVENTFYASIPDPLYWPTFVVAVAAAIIASQAMISGTFSIVAQAQGLGCFPRVKVIHTSAKYEGQVYIPELNYFLMIACVLVTLSFKTTEKLGHAYGIAVVVAEIITTNMVTLVMLVIWKISIWWITLFYVVFFSIESTYFSAQLTKFTQGGYLPLAFSAVLVIIMGTWHYAQKLRYQFELNNKVSSEYVRDLANNPDIKRVPGIGLLYSELVQGIPPIFPHFVSNIPSVHSVIVLVSIKSIPISKVAVQERFLFRHVEPREYNVFRCVVRLGYKDQLGDTEDFENQLVEQLNEFIRHEHYILAADQQVITEGETVPPVSGQLVAGKSSRVHMEEDLQRHVDSRVSSTGSIRSMNTPAAQSNRSSSRIQTVSPNLEEEEMQFVKKAKGQGVFYLLGEAEVVARQDASFLKKAFVNYGYNFLRKNFRQGDKAMAIPQTRLLRVGMTYEL is encoded by the exons ATGACTAAGTATGTCTTCATCGTCTTATGGGCCAACGACAATGGCGATG GTGGAGCATTTGCGTTGTATTCTTTAGTATGTCGATATGCAAAAGTGAGTCTCATCCCAAACCAAGAGCCAGAGGACAGAGAGCTTTCACATTACAATCTAGAGCTACCATCTAATCAATTTAGACGAGCTCAGAAGATCAGACATAATTTAGAAAAGAGTAAATTTGCAAAAGTATTTCTCGTCTTCGTCGCCATCCTCGGAACTTCTATGGTCATTGGTGATGGAGTTCTCACTCCTTGCATCTCAG TTCTCTCTGCCGTAAGTGGAATAAAGCCCCTCGGCCAAG AGGCTGTTGTGGGTATTTCCATCGCAATACTGGTAGCCCTTTTCTGTGCGCAACGTTTGGGTACAGACAAGGTGGGATACACATTTGCTCCAGCCATATGCATTTGGTTTTTGTTTATAAGTGGCATTGGTCTCTACAATTTGTTCAAGTATGACGTGAGCGTCTTACGTGCCTTTAATCCCAAATACATTATTGACTACTTCAAAAGAAACGGTACAAAAGGATGGATGTCTCTTGGTGGAGTTTTCCTCTGCATTACAG GATCTGAAGCTATGTTTGCTGATTTGGGTCACTTCAGTGTGCGTTCTATTCAA ATAAGCTTCAGTTGCCTCGTATTTCCAGCGTTGCTCTCAGCTTACAGTGGACAAGCTGCTTACCTCTCAAAATTCCCTGAAGATGTTGAGAATACTTTCTATGCCTCCATTCCAG ATCCATTGTACTGGCCAACATTTGTAGTGGCTGTTGCTGCAGCCATTATTGCAAGTCAAGCAATGATATCTGGAACCTTTTCTATTGTGGCTCAGGCCCAAGGTCTAGGCTGTTTCCCAAGGGTGAAGGTAATTCACACATCTGCCAAATATGAGGGTCAAGTTTACATCCCAGAGTTAAACTACTTCCTCATGATTGCATGTGTTCTAGTTACTCTAAGCTTCAAAACCACAGAGAAATTGGGGCATGCTTATGGTATTGCTGTGGTTGTTGCTGAGATTATAACCACAAATATGGTGACACTAGTAATGCTTGTTATATGGAAAATCAGCATATGGTGGATTACCCTATTCTACGTGGTGTTCTTTTCCATAGAATCTACATATTTTTCCGCCCAGCTGACAAAATTTACGCAAGGTGGTTATCTACCCTTAGCCTTTTCAGCCGTGCTCGTGATCATTATGGGAACTTGGCACTATGCTCAAAAACTTCGATACCAATTCGAGCTCAATAACAAGGTGTCAAGTGAGTACGTCAGGGACTTGGCTAATAATCCTGACATCAAAAGAGTACCTGGAATAGGATTACTCTACTCTGAACTAGTGCAGGGGATTCCACCTATATTTCCTCATTTTGTCTCCAATATTCCGTCAGTCCATTCAGTCATAGTCCTGGTGTCGATAAAATCCATTCCCATCAGTAAAGTAGCAGTACAGGAACGTTTCTTGTTCCGACACGTTGAGCCTAGGGAATACAATGTGTTCCGCTGTGTAGTGAGATTGGGGTACAAAGATCAACTTGGGGATACAGAGGACTTTGAAAACCAATTGGTGGAACAATTGAATGAGTTCATTAGACATGAACATTATATTCTTGCAGCAGATCAACAAGTTATAACAGAGGGAGAGACTGTACCACCAGTATCTGGACAATTAGTAGCTGGAAAATCATCCAGGGTCCACATGGAGGAAGACTTGCAGCGACACGTGGATTCTAGAGTTTCGTCAACTGGTTCAATTCGATCAATGAACACTCCAGCAGCTCAGTCAAATCGTTCATCAAGTAGAATACAAACGGTGTCCCCAAATTTGGAAGAAGAAGAGATGCAATTTGTGAAAAAGGCAAAGGGACAAGGAGTGTTCTATCTCCTGGGAGAAGCAGAGGTGGTGGCTAGACAAGATGCTTCGTTTTTGAAGAAAGCATTTGTCAACTATGGCTATAATTTCTTGCGCAAGAACTTCAGGCAAGGGGACAAAGCTATGGCTATTCCTCAGACTAGGCTGCTAAGGGTCGGCATGACTTATGAACTATAA